Proteins from a genomic interval of Cheilinus undulatus linkage group 15, ASM1832078v1, whole genome shotgun sequence:
- the serp2 gene encoding stress-associated endoplasmic reticulum protein 2 isoform X3 has product MGGFQSLHKLSLECLGSQQTILAQLCESDQSVSGDVDLVSLLYWPLQQLHHYSRVLLKLAACYDVLTTEYQSLHQGCSQYESLSLSLIRRKNEAEATFLFWKTHPGKITEVLRLPKRRVVCESSNRSLTLQNSGRFSNHWFMLFNDALVHTQGAISSQSLFSTHHVYPLACLWVKPVTEESSAHYAIKITCPEESFTLVASTPQEKNKWLRSLNQAVDQVLGGGSQGSSPGLTAMSRTAFYVFSGEGRFKDAQYTGSWLAGRVHGRGTMKWPDGRVYHGNFKNGQECGFGLCFIPNKTLNKPDIYQGNWRDGKIHGFGKYKYASGEVYEGCFFEGQRHGYGMLSSGKLDKKSSGVFIGHWVHDKKTGYGVYDDITRGEKYMGLWLEEQRHGNAVVVTQCGVYFEGIFRDNKMSGPGLLVSDDDTALHGEFSDDWIVNGKGVMSLANGDSLEGMFSGEWTTGLKVMGTYTKSATEEPENKERNGLVLGQHAVPAGQRWVCVFDECWGRLSCDAPGRGERATAWENIAVTIATARRQSPDLSRPQSKVLESLEFIPQYGEQVTTANYDNIRRYLLKASETPYHPLGWLVETLVTVYRMTYVGVGSNRRLLRQAVQEVQAFLTHFYNIVRFLFPGLPADGSVIPDSPASQSVRRHSTAFAEQGGVVVVSCSSLLLPLLLPRLYPPLFTLYCLQEEQAEAQYWEHILRLNKQPDQSLLSFLGVQEKFWPVWMSILGEKKQIVSSTKDACFVSAVETLQQISTTFTPSDKLLVIQKTFEELTQEVKPMLEGDFLWCMDDLLPLFLYVVLRARIRNLGAEVSLIEDLMDSNVQHGELGLMFTTLKACYIQIRQESTT; this is encoded by the exons GCATGTTATGATGTG TTAACTACTGAGTATCAGTCTCTCCATCAGGGCTGTAGTCAGTATGAATCCCTCTCTTTGTCCCTGATCAGGaggaaaaatgaggctgaagCCACCTTCCTCTTCTGGAAGACCCATCCAGGAAAAATTACT GAGGTTCTGCGTCTACCTAAACGACGTGTGGTGTGTGAGAGCAGCAACAGATCCCTGACCCTGCAGAACTCTGGGCGGTTCTCTAACCACTGGTTCATGCTGTTCAATGACGCACTGGTGCACACACAG GGTGCCATTTCCTCACAGAGCCTT TTCTCCACACATCATGTCTATCCTCTGGCCTGTCTCTGGGTGAAACCAGTCACAGAAGAAAGCAGTGCACa CTATGCCATCAAAATTACATGTCCTGAAGAGAGTTTCACCCTGGTAGCATCAACACCACAAGAGAAG AACAAGTGGCTTCGTTCTTTGAATCAGGCTGTGGATCAGGTGCTGGGAGGTGGAAGTCAAGGTTCATCGCCTGGTTTGACAGCAATGTCTCGTACGGCATTTTATGTGTTCAGTGGAGAGGGACGGTTTAAAGATGCTCAGTACACTGGGAGCTGGCTGGCAGGGCGAGTTCATGGCAG AGGCACGATGAAGTGGCCAGACGGTCGAGTTTATCATGGGAATTTCAAGAATGGACAGGAGTGTGG CTTTGGACTTTGTTTTATACCTAACAAAACACTAAATAAGCCAGACATCTACCAAGGAAACTGGAGAGATGGCAAGATCCATGGATTTGGCAAGTACAA GTATGCCAGTGGTGAAGTCTACGAGGGCTGTTTCTTCGAAGGGCAACGGCACGGTTACGGCATGCTGAGCTCTGGCAAACTGGACAAGAAGTCCTCTGGTGTTTTTATTGGCCACTGGGTCCACGACAAGAAAACAGGATATGGAGTCTACGATGACATTACAAG AGGTGAGAAGTACATGGGACTGTGGTTGGAGGAGCAGCGGCATGGCAATGCTGTCGTTGTCACGCAGTGTGGTGTTTACTTTGAAGGGATCTTCAGAGACAACAAGATGAGT GGTCCAGGTCTGTTGGTGTCAGATGATGACACAGCTCTCCATGGGGAATTCTCTGATGACTGGATTGTCAATGGGAAG GGTGTTATGTCTCTTGCTAATGGTGACAGTCTGGAGGGCATGTTCAGTGGAGAGTGGACCACAGGTCTGAAGGTGATGGGAACTTACACCAAATCAGCCACTGAAGAACctgaaaacaaagagagaaacGGCCTAGT GTTGGGTCAGCATGCGGTGCCTGCAGGGCAGCGGTGGGTCTGTGTGTTCGATGAGTGCTGGGGTCGGCTCAGCTGTGATGCCCctgggagaggagagagggctACGGCATGGGAGAACATCGCTGTGACTATAGCAACAGCCCGGAGACAGAG CCCAGACCTCAGTAGGCCACAGAGCAAAGTGCTGGAGTCCTTGGAGTTTATCCCTCAGTATGGAGAACAAGTCACTACTGCCAACTATGACAACATACGAAGATACCTCCTCAAG GCATCTGAAACCCCTTACCACCCCCTGGGCTGGCTGGTGGAGACGCTGGTTACTGTTTATAGGATGACTTACGTTGGTGTTGGATCCAACCGCAGGCTGCTCCGACAGGCTGTCCAGGAAGTCCAGGCCTTTCTCACACATTTCTACAACATTGTCCG GTTTCTATTTCCTGGGTTACCTGCAGATGGCAGTGTCATTCCAGACTCTCCTGCGTCTCAGTCTGTAAGACGACACAGCACAGCCTTTGCAGAGCAAGG AGGTGTTGTGGTGGTGAGCTGCTCCTCGTTGCTTCTCCCACTGCTGCTCCCCCGCCTCTACCCCCCTCTCTTTACGCTTTACTGCCTCCAGGAGGAGCAGGCAGAGGCCCAGTACTGGGAGCACATCCTCAGACTCAACAAACAGCCTGACCAGTCCCTGCTCAGCTTCCTGGGAGTGCAAGA GAAGTTCTGGCCTGTCTGGATGTCAATCCTGGGAGAGAAAAAGCAG ATTGTGTCCAGCACTAAAGATGcctgttttgtttctgctgtaGAGACACTCCAACAAATCAG CACCACCTTCACTCCGTCAGACAAACTGCTTGTCATTCAGAAGACATTTGAAGAGTTGACCCAGGAAGTAAAACCTATGCTCGAAGGAGACTTTCTGTGGTGCATGGATGACCtgctccctctcttcctctatGTAGTGCTCAGGGCGAG GATCAGGAACCTGGGAGCTGAGGTCAGTCTGATAGAGGACTTGATGGACTCCAATGTTCAGCACGGTGAGCTGGGACTGATGTTCACCACACTGAAG GCCTGTTACATCCAGATTCGACAAGAGTCGACTACGTGA